The sequence CACAAACCACCAGAGGATGGAGAAGAACGCCAGGCTGCCATAGGCCAGGAGCAGCCGCACGCGCGACTGGGCCAGCGCTTTGATGGTGGCATACACGGCGCCCGCCAAGGCCAGCGCGATCAGGGCCGAGGCTGCGGCATCGGGGAAATTCTGGACGATCGTGGCAATCCGATGCAGCCCGATCGCGGGGAGCAGCAGCACGGTAAACGGAGGCAGGCTGCCGGGTAGCCGCGTGAGCGCGGCCACGTACCCATGGTGGAGCGGGAACAGCGGCAGCAGAATGGCGCAGGCCAGCAGCGACGGCAGGGGCGAGTCGGTCACGGCCGCGATCCCCGCGCACAGCGTCCCCAGTCCGTAGGTGCCGATGCCCAGCCATGAGGGCCCCCAGAACGGATCGTGATGCCAGTACAGGAGGAACGTGATGAGACCCAGGAGCAGCGGGAGCGCGATCTGGCCGATGGAGGACGGGCTGGTCAGAATGCCCAGGCCCAAGCCCAGCGACACCAGCGTCATGATCCAGGCCAGCCGATGTTCCTTATGAACGGGCTGGCCCAGGAGCGACACGCAGGCGGCCAGCGGGAGGAGCACGACGAAGAGCAGCCCTTCCGTCGATCCTCTCAACTGAGTGAAGCTCGCGGCCACGGCCAGCAGACTCACCAGGGTGACGCTGACCGACCAGGTCTTCAGCTTCTCCGGCCGGGACCAGACGGCGAAGCCCAGCAGGGCGCCCAGGATGGGCACCGCCGCGACGAGCCATGGGGCGGCCATCGGGGTGATCACTCCGACCACCTCACATCGCGCTTGTCGATTTTATGGACGACGCGCATCACGCCTCTGCCCAGCGCCTGATAGAGCTCATCCATATACAGCCGGTTCATGAAGACGACATACAGACGAAACCGCAGGCCCTTGACCCATCCAGGGACCCACATCGTCTGGCCATGAGCCCGCATGTAGAGGTAGCCCCAGCTG comes from Nitrospira sp. and encodes:
- a CDS encoding NADH-quinone oxidoreductase subunit L, coding for TAFLYPNPDDVAAYFQAAHLPTWMFEGIVLLATILTVGSWGYLYMRAHGQTMWVPGWVKGLRFRLYVVFMNRLYMDELYQALGRGVMRVVHKIDKRDVRWSE
- a CDS encoding proton-conducting transporter membrane subunit — translated: MAAPWLVAAVPILGALLGFAVWSRPEKLKTWSVSVTLVSLLAVAASFTQLRGSTEGLLFVVLLPLAACVSLLGQPVHKEHRLAWIMTLVSLGLGLGILTSPSSIGQIALPLLLGLITFLLYWHHDPFWGPSWLGIGTYGLGTLCAGIAAVTDSPLPSLLACAILLPLFPLHHGYVAALTRLPGSLPPFTVLLLPAIGLHRIATIVQNFPDAAASALIALALAGAVYATIKALAQSRVRLLLAYGSLAFFSILWWFVAAARTVRPQAAVFLGSVALVTGGLLLAWQVIRTRYGDDVDPRAISGLAARMPQFAVLISLLALAAMGLPPFGVFAGFMGLLLTTSLTLSVAPLVIALTWLAASWYILDLVQRLLFGRKRPDLRYEDVQRSEFASLLLVVLIMVALGLAPTNLFGGAAQPARAGVLVESNAWTR